One segment of Solanum stenotomum isolate F172 chromosome 1, ASM1918654v1, whole genome shotgun sequence DNA contains the following:
- the LOC125877354 gene encoding uncharacterized serine-rich protein C215.13-like, with amino-acid sequence MSPKSGSGNRNHSRIDAVVTKSETEAKSSTIFLQDSKQESKSRESSDSILNDSVSGSSKSSELSYSTFSSSSGYSSDDFILMNPKIASNSISSNVPSSKFPPDSKPLSQADYNHLKLNTSTSSTSQVSDVTDESLLPTVSITKSPFIQVMDRQGGYDPNRVPSSIFESKSSTPKEWSAASEESLFSINVSLSRKSAELRMCVESETCEEISKSGKLISRHSSPVKGGEHTEKSSVFDTERGVIDRSNLIEAGSQHKSIKKQPHFEEEIKLRGNRDYSTAISHSEGNGGFRDSYNHFNGNDTALPFSIDRKSTEPLCHPAYYKKKKSRWSSCFSSCFSCGSCCSGCPSCSYKCSGCFSCKWSSLKCCSCKWPSWKCCSCKWSSWTCCSCKWSSWTCCSCKWLSCSCCCRKWSRKQGCCCK; translated from the exons ATGAGCCCTAAATCTGGAAGTGGAAACCGTAACCATTCTCGAATAGATGCAGTGGTAACCAAAAGTGAAACTGAGGCCAAGTCATCAACAATCTTTCTCCAGGATTCTAAACAGGAGAGTAAAAGTAGAGAAAGCTCAGATTCTATCTTAAATGATAGTGTTTCAGGGTCAAGTAAAAGTTCAGAACTTTCCTATTCCACGTTTTCATCCTCGTCCGGTTATTCCTCTGATGATTTCATACTAATGAATCCAAAAATAGCATCCAACTCTATCTCATCAAATGTACCATCTTCTAAATTTCCTCCGGACTCCAAACCTTTATCTCAAGCGGACTACAATCATTTGAAACTGAATACATCAACAAGCTCCACCTCACAGGTTTCAGACGTCACTGATGAATCGTTATTGCCAACCGTGTCAATTACAAAATCTCCTTTTATCCAAGTGATGGACAGACAAGGAGGTTATGATCCCAACAGAGTTCCATCTTCAATTTTCGAAAGCAAATCCTCCACACCTAAAGAATGGAGTGCTGCCTCTGAAGAGTCATTATTTAGTATCAATGTCAGTCTTTCGAGGAAGTCAGCAGAACTACGCATGTGTGTGGAATCGGAAACATGTGAAGAAATTAGTAAGTCTGGGAAGCTAATCAGTAGACACTCATCACCTGTAAAAGGAGGAGAACATACGGAAAAGAGTTCTGTATTTGATACAGAAAGGGGCGTGATTGATCGAAGCAACCTTATTGAAGCAGGAAGTCAACATAAATCAATTAAGAAACAACCACATTTTGAAGAGGAAATAAAGTTAAGAGGGAACAGAGATTATTCAACTGCCATTAGTCATTCCGAAGGGAATGGAGGATTTAGAGACTCCTACAACCATTTCAATGGTAATGATACGGCTTTACCTTTTTCGAT AGATAGAAAGTCCACCGAACCTCTTTGCCATCCTGcttattacaaaaaaaagaagtccAGATGGTCGTCATGCTTCTCTTCCTGTTTTAGCTGTGGATCGTGTTGCTCTGGATGTCCAAGCTGTTCCTATAAGTGCTCAGGTTGCTTCTCTTGTAAATGGTCAAGCTTGAAATGTTGTTCTTGTAAGTGGCCAAGCTGGAAATGTTGTTCTTGTAAGTGGTCAAGCTGGACATGTTGTTCTTGTAAGTGGTCAAGCTGGACATGTTGTTCTTGTAAGTGGTTAAGTTGCTCTTGTTGTTGCCGTAAGTGGTCGAGAAAACAGGGTTGCTGCTGCAAATGA